The following are encoded in a window of Nocardioides houyundeii genomic DNA:
- a CDS encoding sulfurtransferase, whose product MSRENSLVTAQWVEDNLDTPGVVLIEVDEDTTAYDKGHIRNAIKLDWTTDLQDQVRRDFVDKAGFEALLSERGVSNDDTVVLYGGNNNWFAAYAFWYFKLYGHRDVKLMDGGRKKWELDSRELTDAVPTREKTTYTATEQDRSIRAFRDDAVAAIGVQNLIDVRSPDEYAGRLMAPAHLPQEQAQRAGHIPTSLNVPWSKNANDDGTFKSDEDLRKLYDEVGIDDSKDTIALCRIGERSSLTWFVLHELLGFQNVKNYDGSWTEYGSLVGVPVALGDEPGVA is encoded by the coding sequence ATGAGCCGCGAGAACTCGCTCGTCACTGCCCAGTGGGTCGAGGACAACCTCGACACCCCCGGCGTCGTCCTGATCGAGGTCGACGAGGACACCACCGCCTACGACAAGGGCCACATCCGCAACGCGATCAAGCTGGACTGGACCACCGACCTCCAGGACCAGGTCCGTCGCGACTTCGTCGACAAGGCCGGCTTCGAGGCGCTGCTGTCCGAGCGCGGCGTGAGCAACGACGACACCGTGGTGCTCTACGGCGGCAACAACAACTGGTTCGCCGCCTACGCCTTCTGGTACTTCAAGCTCTACGGCCACCGCGACGTCAAGCTGATGGACGGCGGCCGCAAGAAGTGGGAGCTGGACTCTCGCGAGCTGACCGACGCCGTGCCGACGCGCGAGAAGACCACCTACACCGCGACCGAGCAGGACCGCTCGATCCGCGCGTTCCGCGACGACGCGGTGGCCGCCATCGGCGTGCAGAACCTGATCGACGTGCGCAGCCCCGACGAGTACGCCGGTCGGCTGATGGCCCCGGCCCACCTCCCGCAGGAGCAGGCCCAGCGCGCCGGTCACATCCCGACCAGCCTCAACGTGCCGTGGAGCAAGAACGCCAACGACGACGGCACCTTCAAGTCCGACGAGGACCTGCGCAAGCTCTACGACGAGGTCGGCATCGACGACTCCAAGGACACCATCGCGCTGTGCCGCATCGGTGAGCGCTCCTCGCTGACCTGGTTCGTGCTGCACGAGCTGCTGGGCTTCCAGAACGTCAAGAACTACGACGGCTCCTGGACCGAGTACGGCTCCCTGGTCGGCGTGCCGGTCGCCCTGGGTGACGAGCCGGGCGTCGCCTGA
- a CDS encoding thioredoxin family protein, producing MTTGQWVLLGAVVLAVAFGLWRAGTDGRFRGTRAPQAGETGERESESPTAYSLLTGTEYADRLGAKGTLLQFSSAFCAPCRATRRTLEEVSALVPDVAHVEVDAESQLELVRRLGVLRTPTTLVLDGQGREVTRAAGAPTKQQVLQALAQLP from the coding sequence GTGACGACAGGACAGTGGGTGCTCCTCGGCGCCGTGGTGCTCGCGGTGGCCTTCGGGCTCTGGCGGGCCGGGACCGACGGGCGCTTCCGCGGCACCCGCGCACCCCAGGCCGGCGAGACGGGGGAGCGCGAGAGCGAGTCCCCGACGGCGTACTCGCTCCTCACCGGCACCGAGTACGCCGACCGGCTGGGGGCGAAGGGCACGTTGCTGCAGTTCTCCAGCGCGTTCTGCGCCCCGTGCCGCGCGACCCGACGCACCCTGGAGGAGGTCTCGGCCCTGGTCCCGGACGTGGCCCACGTGGAGGTCGACGCCGAGTCGCAGCTGGAGCTGGTGCGCCGGCTCGGGGTGCTGCGCACGCCGACGACCCTGGTGCTCGACGGGCAGGGTCGCGAGGTGACCCGCGCGGCGGGGGCCCCGACGAAGCAGCAGGTGCTGCAGGCGCTGGCCCAGCTCCCGTGA
- a CDS encoding DUF1416 domain-containing protein, with protein sequence MCGAVEGGLSLDGVNVAKEAVIQGQVTRDGEPVGSAYVRLLDRTGEFTAEVPTSVTGHFRFFAGEGEWTLRTLAPKAEPVDRKVTARIGSVAEVDIAV encoded by the coding sequence ATGTGTGGCGCGGTTGAGGGCGGCCTGTCGCTCGACGGCGTCAACGTCGCCAAGGAGGCCGTGATCCAGGGTCAGGTGACCCGCGACGGCGAGCCCGTCGGGTCGGCGTACGTCCGGCTCCTGGACCGGACCGGCGAGTTCACCGCGGAGGTCCCCACCTCGGTCACGGGCCACTTCCGGTTCTTCGCCGGCGAGGGCGAGTGGACGCTGCGCACGCTGGCGCCCAAGGCCGAGCCCGTCGATCGCAAGGTGACCGCCCGGATCGGGTCGGTGGCCGAGGTCGACATCGCCGTCTGA
- a CDS encoding carboxypeptidase-like regulatory domain-containing protein, producing the protein MIAAVLTLTVALLGLMVSTLDRTAAAQADEPTYPVTGTVTGTDGQPVAGMTFYFTGMEPELPDYEVTTDAQGRYALEVVGGRYNGYFFGNTHVTYFLDLGPDSAGVLVDGPTVIDATLVRYAALTGTVRGPDGPVAGARVVAFRLIDGRWSATGGGGVSGADGSYRVPRLEPGIHRVRIEATGFLTEFHPDAREVFQAADLALGEGDNVLDPVIGRGTLRIGGRITYRGDPLRGLRIRVSQVTSTEVVEVAEALTAPDGTWSVPVWPGQYQAKTAGYTALTPGDYSGGGVTVTTSDVLGLDADLQGGVLQGRVTGAGEPIPAYVGLFLVRSDRSGIRCMFTGDGGSVDASGFYAVDGLAAATPYYVQAVPRGEAADLFVGEAYPDAPPGCDPPALPIEARDGLVIDFDLARVGTSPSPSPTVTPSESPSPTVTPSESPSPSESPSPTVTPSESPSPTVSPTESPSPNPGPQPVLLGVPKVGGVLAVLSWPRAGATVTRQWLRDGTPISGATGVLYQVKVADRGTLLSARLTYTRADGSVSVVTTKELRIR; encoded by the coding sequence GTGATCGCCGCAGTCCTCACGCTCACCGTGGCCCTGCTGGGGCTCATGGTCTCCACCCTGGACCGGACCGCGGCGGCGCAGGCCGACGAGCCGACGTACCCGGTGACGGGGACCGTGACGGGCACGGACGGCCAGCCGGTGGCGGGGATGACCTTCTACTTCACCGGTATGGAGCCCGAGCTGCCCGACTACGAGGTGACCACGGACGCGCAGGGCCGCTACGCCCTGGAGGTGGTCGGTGGGCGCTACAACGGCTATTTCTTCGGCAACACCCACGTCACGTACTTCCTGGACCTCGGACCCGACAGTGCGGGCGTGCTCGTCGACGGGCCGACCGTCATCGACGCGACGCTGGTGCGCTACGCCGCGCTGACCGGGACGGTGCGGGGCCCCGACGGACCGGTCGCCGGCGCGCGGGTCGTGGCGTTCCGGTTGATCGACGGACGTTGGTCCGCGACGGGAGGAGGTGGCGTGTCCGGTGCCGACGGGAGCTACCGGGTGCCCAGGCTGGAGCCTGGGATCCACCGGGTGCGCATCGAGGCGACCGGTTTCCTCACCGAGTTCCACCCCGACGCCAGGGAGGTCTTCCAGGCCGCCGACTTGGCGCTGGGCGAGGGCGACAACGTCCTCGACCCGGTCATCGGCCGCGGCACCCTGCGGATCGGGGGACGGATCACGTACCGCGGCGATCCGCTCCGCGGCCTCAGGATCCGGGTGAGCCAAGTGACCTCCACGGAGGTCGTGGAGGTGGCGGAGGCGTTGACCGCGCCTGACGGCACGTGGTCCGTCCCGGTCTGGCCGGGTCAGTACCAAGCCAAGACCGCCGGCTACACCGCACTAACCCCAGGCGACTACTCGGGGGGCGGCGTGACCGTCACGACGAGTGACGTCCTGGGGCTGGACGCGGATCTGCAGGGCGGCGTCCTGCAGGGTCGGGTCACCGGCGCCGGGGAGCCCATCCCGGCATACGTCGGACTCTTCCTCGTGAGAAGCGACAGGTCCGGGATCCGCTGCATGTTCACAGGGGACGGCGGATCGGTCGACGCGTCCGGGTTCTACGCGGTGGACGGTCTCGCCGCAGCCACGCCCTACTACGTCCAGGCGGTGCCGCGAGGGGAGGCCGCCGACCTCTTCGTGGGTGAGGCCTACCCCGACGCGCCTCCCGGGTGCGACCCGCCCGCGCTCCCGATCGAGGCGCGGGACGGCTTGGTCATCGACTTCGACCTGGCCAGGGTGGGGACGTCCCCGTCGCCCAGCCCGACGGTGACCCCGAGCGAGTCGCCCAGTCCGACGGTCACCCCGAGCGAGTCCCCGTCACCGAGCGAGTCGCCCAGCCCGACGGTCACCCCGAGCGAGTCGCCCAGCCCGACGGTCTCCCCGACTGAGTCGCCGTCGCCGAACCCGGGCCCGCAGCCGGTGCTGCTGGGGGTCCCCAAGGTCGGCGGGGTGCTGGCTGTCCTGTCTTGGCCAAGGGCGGGCGCGACGGTGACCCGGCAGTGGCTGCGCGACGGTACGCCGATCTCCGGCGCCACCGGGGTGCTCTACCAGGTCAAGGTTGCGGACCGCGGCACGCTGCTGTCGGCTCGACTGACCTACACCCGCGCCGACGGCTCGGTCTCCGTGGTCACGACCAAGGAGCTGCGGATCCGTTGA
- a CDS encoding response regulator transcription factor, which translates to MSTLLLLTSALQSSAEVLPGLGLLGHHVRILPSEGSALLEAPDSDLVLVDGRQELAHARDLCRLIRTTGTQVPVLMIVTEGGLAVVSHDWGMDDVVLHNCGPAELEARIRLAIGRLTAAMEAADPDAHVIRSGEIVVDDATYTARIGGRPLDLTFKEFELLKFLAQHPGRVFSRQQLLQEVWGYDYFGGTRTVDVHVRRLRAKLGPEHETLIGTVRNVGYRFVLPVADKTRVEDQAVAEAGATRSEDAEPEAAEI; encoded by the coding sequence ATGAGCACTCTGCTGCTGCTCACCAGCGCGCTCCAGTCCTCCGCCGAGGTGCTTCCGGGGCTCGGGCTGCTCGGCCACCACGTGCGGATCCTGCCGTCCGAGGGCAGCGCCCTGCTGGAGGCCCCGGACTCCGACCTGGTCCTGGTCGACGGCCGTCAGGAGCTGGCGCACGCCCGCGACCTGTGCCGGCTGATCCGCACCACCGGCACCCAGGTCCCGGTGCTGATGATCGTCACCGAGGGCGGGCTCGCGGTGGTCTCCCACGACTGGGGCATGGACGACGTCGTGCTCCACAACTGCGGCCCGGCCGAGCTGGAGGCCCGGATCAGGCTGGCGATCGGCCGGCTCACCGCCGCCATGGAGGCCGCGGACCCCGACGCGCACGTGATCCGCAGCGGAGAGATCGTCGTCGACGACGCGACGTACACCGCCCGGATCGGCGGCCGCCCCCTGGACCTGACGTTCAAGGAGTTCGAGCTCCTGAAGTTCCTCGCCCAGCACCCGGGCCGGGTGTTCAGCCGCCAGCAGCTGTTGCAGGAGGTGTGGGGCTACGACTACTTCGGCGGCACCCGCACCGTCGACGTGCACGTGCGCCGGCTGCGCGCCAAGCTGGGCCCCGAGCACGAGACGCTGATCGGCACCGTGCGCAACGTCGGCTACCGGTTCGTGCTCCCCGTGGCGGACAAGACGCGGGTCGAGGACCAGGCCGTCGCCGAGGCGGGAGCCACCCGGTCCGAGGACGCCGAGCCCGAGGCCGCCGAGATCTGA
- a CDS encoding carboxypeptidase-like regulatory domain-containing protein, which produces MTALAAGLLSTGLASPAAAAPVGVTTTVTDAAGNAVDGVARAYRLSDSGSYLLAGAQQVAGGTVNLPVEPGTYKFEFRAEGYLSEFYTDKPSLEAADGVLVSGPAALAPVVLAAAPVMSGVVTTAGGQPLRNVRVVATHQTTYAESSDYTDASGGFSIGAEPGSYKVEVVGGTFGGKYYRGGYFNDKGSEPEADVVVQGAGGTSLGALALSTGGAITGRVTGTGDAPLERVRVSATRVETDGSTSSSYDESDYTDVNGGYAIEGLAPGNYRLTFSDPAEEYLTEYAGDSTVFSSSPQLTLARNQTIAADASLAPVAPLDPSAVDLTGRVTDSSGAPVIGASVAAYTTPASAKNAGRISWTATNRQGVYAFRDLDPAASGSSEDTFKLSVSDLGGREEGQFARIDTFYGGARSYEKAKTVTVPAGATASGADVVLPLMGGVAGAVSSEDGLSVARAGVEFVNADGDTVASTGVKLDGTYAVRSLPAGVYKARFYDQGFFLGGEVTEIHVPEWYRNGTNIGDAKTITVAGGQTTPGIDAALAGSLKAVEKPEIGGKPYVGGTVRAKPGVWTLSANTTFGYEWLIDGAVVGTGQRLRIAKGWFGEKVVLRVSAENGPHQGVALVTSQKLKRQPKIKIKAGSAATFTVKAEKVKAKKIKGKVVVREIVRTKADGTIKYKKIGKAKIKAGKGKVSLAKVKGKGKHQVEFTFTFKGKVGNAVVVKKVKRKR; this is translated from the coding sequence GTGACGGCACTTGCGGCCGGGCTTCTCTCCACGGGGCTGGCCTCGCCGGCCGCCGCCGCACCGGTCGGGGTGACCACGACGGTGACCGACGCCGCCGGCAACGCGGTGGACGGTGTGGCGCGCGCCTACCGGCTCAGCGACTCCGGGAGCTATCTGCTCGCCGGCGCGCAGCAGGTCGCCGGCGGCACGGTCAACCTCCCGGTGGAGCCGGGGACCTACAAGTTCGAGTTCCGGGCCGAGGGCTACCTCTCGGAGTTCTACACCGACAAGCCCTCGCTCGAGGCCGCGGACGGCGTCCTCGTCTCCGGCCCCGCGGCGCTGGCGCCGGTGGTGCTGGCGGCCGCGCCGGTGATGTCGGGCGTGGTGACCACGGCGGGCGGCCAGCCGCTGCGCAACGTGCGGGTGGTGGCGACGCACCAGACGACGTACGCCGAGAGCAGCGACTACACCGACGCCTCGGGCGGGTTCAGCATCGGCGCCGAGCCGGGCAGCTACAAGGTCGAGGTCGTCGGCGGCACCTTCGGCGGGAAGTACTACCGCGGTGGCTACTTCAACGACAAGGGCTCCGAGCCCGAGGCCGACGTGGTGGTGCAGGGCGCCGGCGGCACCAGCCTGGGGGCCCTGGCCCTGTCGACCGGTGGCGCCATCACCGGCCGGGTCACGGGCACGGGTGACGCTCCCCTGGAGCGGGTGCGGGTGAGCGCGACCCGCGTCGAGACGGACGGCAGCACCAGCTCGAGCTACGACGAGAGCGACTACACCGACGTCAACGGCGGCTACGCGATCGAGGGTCTGGCCCCGGGCAACTACCGCCTGACCTTCAGCGACCCGGCGGAGGAGTACCTGACCGAGTACGCCGGCGACTCCACGGTGTTCTCCTCCTCCCCGCAGCTGACGCTCGCGCGCAACCAGACCATCGCTGCCGACGCGTCCCTGGCTCCGGTGGCGCCGCTCGACCCGAGCGCCGTCGACCTCACCGGCCGGGTCACCGACTCCTCCGGCGCCCCGGTCATCGGCGCCAGCGTCGCGGCTTACACCACCCCCGCCTCGGCCAAGAACGCTGGACGGATCTCCTGGACGGCCACCAACCGGCAGGGCGTCTACGCCTTCCGTGACCTCGACCCGGCCGCGTCGGGCTCGTCCGAGGACACCTTCAAGCTCTCGGTCAGCGACCTGGGTGGCCGCGAGGAGGGTCAGTTCGCCCGCATCGACACCTTCTACGGTGGGGCCCGCAGCTACGAGAAGGCCAAGACGGTCACGGTGCCCGCGGGTGCCACGGCCAGCGGTGCCGACGTCGTGCTGCCCCTGATGGGCGGGGTGGCCGGCGCCGTGTCCAGCGAGGACGGCCTCTCGGTCGCCCGCGCCGGGGTCGAGTTCGTCAACGCCGACGGCGACACCGTCGCCAGCACGGGCGTCAAGCTCGACGGCACCTACGCCGTGCGCAGCCTGCCCGCCGGGGTCTACAAGGCGCGCTTCTACGACCAGGGCTTCTTCCTCGGCGGCGAGGTCACCGAGATCCACGTGCCCGAGTGGTACCGCAACGGCACCAACATCGGTGACGCCAAGACGATCACCGTGGCCGGCGGCCAGACCACCCCCGGGATCGACGCGGCCCTGGCCGGCAGCCTCAAGGCGGTCGAGAAGCCGGAGATCGGCGGCAAGCCCTACGTCGGCGGCACCGTGCGCGCCAAGCCGGGGGTCTGGACCCTCTCGGCCAACACCACCTTCGGCTACGAGTGGCTCATCGACGGCGCCGTGGTCGGCACCGGGCAGCGCCTGCGCATCGCCAAGGGCTGGTTCGGCGAGAAGGTCGTGCTGCGGGTCTCCGCCGAGAACGGGCCCCACCAGGGCGTCGCCCTGGTGACCAGCCAGAAGCTCAAGCGCCAGCCCAAGATCAAGATCAAGGCCGGCAGTGCCGCCACCTTCACGGTCAAGGCCGAGAAGGTCAAGGCCAAGAAGATCAAGGGCAAGGTCGTCGTCCGCGAGATCGTGCGGACGAAGGCCGACGGCACGATCAAGTACAAGAAGATCGGCAAGGCCAAGATCAAGGCCGGCAAGGGCAAGGTCTCGCTCGCCAAGGTGAAGGGCAAGGGCAAGCACCAGGTCGAGTTCACCTTCACCTTCAAGGGCAAGGTCGGCAACGCCGTCGTCGTGAAGAAGGTCAAGCGCAAGCGCTGA
- a CDS encoding O-acetylhomoserine aminocarboxypropyltransferase/cysteine synthase family protein, giving the protein MTYRPETLAVHAGQEEADPATNARAVPIYQTTSYVFNDTEHAANLFSLAEPGNIYTRIMNPTQSVFEDRVNQLEGGVGALATASGSAATTYAVLNLTYAGDNIVALSTLYGGTYALFAHTLPQFGIEVRFVDPEKPEDLAKHVDEKTKLVFGETVGNPKINVIDLPAWSEAAHAEGLPLIIDNTAPTPYLVRALEQGADVVVHSATKYIGGHGTSIGGIIVDSGKFDWAAHSDRFPGLTKPDPAYHGAVWTEAAGPAAYIIRARTVLLRNTGAAITPMNSWLFLQGLETLHLRMERHSENALAVAQYLEGHDAVSWVSYPGLESNAYKEVADRTFTGKGYGGILSFGLKSGREGGKAFIESLGLFSHLANIGDAKSLAIHNATTTHSQLTPDELEAAGVPEDMVRLSIGIENVEDIIADLEQALAASK; this is encoded by the coding sequence ATGACCTACCGCCCCGAGACCCTCGCCGTCCACGCCGGACAGGAGGAGGCGGACCCGGCCACCAACGCCCGCGCCGTGCCGATCTACCAGACCACGTCCTACGTCTTCAACGACACCGAGCACGCGGCCAACCTGTTCTCCCTGGCCGAGCCGGGCAACATCTACACCCGGATCATGAACCCGACCCAGTCGGTCTTCGAGGACCGGGTCAACCAGCTCGAGGGTGGCGTGGGGGCGCTCGCGACGGCCTCCGGCTCGGCGGCCACGACGTACGCGGTGCTCAATCTGACGTATGCGGGCGACAACATCGTCGCCCTCTCCACCCTGTACGGCGGCACCTACGCGCTGTTCGCCCACACCCTGCCGCAGTTCGGCATCGAGGTGCGGTTCGTGGACCCGGAGAAGCCCGAGGACCTGGCCAAGCACGTGGACGAGAAGACCAAGCTGGTCTTCGGCGAGACCGTGGGCAACCCCAAGATCAACGTCATCGACCTCCCGGCCTGGTCCGAGGCGGCGCACGCCGAGGGACTGCCGCTGATCATCGACAACACTGCCCCGACGCCGTACCTGGTGCGTGCCCTGGAGCAGGGCGCGGACGTCGTGGTGCACTCGGCCACCAAGTACATCGGTGGCCACGGCACCTCCATCGGCGGCATCATCGTGGACTCCGGCAAGTTCGACTGGGCCGCGCACTCCGACCGCTTCCCGGGGCTGACCAAGCCGGACCCGGCGTACCACGGCGCGGTGTGGACCGAGGCTGCCGGACCGGCGGCCTACATCATCCGGGCCCGCACGGTGCTGCTGCGCAACACCGGCGCCGCGATCACCCCGATGAACTCCTGGCTCTTCCTCCAGGGCCTGGAGACGCTGCACCTGCGGATGGAGCGCCACAGCGAGAACGCGCTGGCTGTCGCGCAGTACCTCGAGGGCCACGACGCGGTGTCCTGGGTGAGCTACCCGGGCCTGGAGTCCAACGCCTACAAGGAGGTCGCCGACCGCACCTTCACCGGCAAGGGGTACGGCGGCATCCTGAGCTTCGGTCTGAAGTCCGGGCGCGAGGGCGGCAAGGCGTTCATCGAGTCGCTGGGGCTGTTCAGCCACCTGGCCAACATCGGTGACGCCAAGTCGCTGGCGATCCACAACGCCACCACCACCCACAGCCAGCTCACGCCGGACGAGCTGGAGGCGGCCGGCGTGCCGGAGGACATGGTGCGGCTCTCGATCGGCATCGAGAACGTCGAGGACATCATCGCCGACCTGGAGCAGGCGCTGGCCGCGTCGAAGTGA
- a CDS encoding carboxypeptidase-like regulatory domain-containing protein, whose translation MIAGVLTLTLVLLGLVVSSLDRAAVAQVEEPTYPVTGTVAGTDGQPLAGITFYFTGMEPEQPDYEVTTDAQGRYALEVAGGRYNGYFLSNTHLTYFLDLGPDSAGVLVDGPTVIDATLVRYAALTGTVRGPDGPVAGARVTTYRLSNGYWSLGESGVSGADGSYRVNRIDPGTYRVRIEATGFVTEFHSDATEVSEADDVVLAEGDNLLDPVLSPGITFRIGGRITFRGDPLRGLTILVSRVTSTGVEEVAGALTAPDGTWSVPVSPGQYQAKTVGGTALTPGDYSGGGVTVSTSDVLGLDADLQGGVLQGRVTGAGEPIPSDVGAFVKVPNRTGFICGFPTGGRTDASGFYAVDGLLSPPYYIFAFPRREAADLFVGEAYLDAPLGCDPPTLPVDARDGLVIDFDLAPVGTSPSPSPTVTPSESPSESPSPTVSPSPTVSPSPTVTPTESPSPDPGPQPVLLGVPRVGGVLAVLSWPRAGATVTRQWLRDGTPISGATGVLYQVKGADRGTLLSARLTYTRADGSVSVVTTKELRIR comes from the coding sequence ATGATCGCCGGAGTCCTCACTCTCACCCTGGTGCTGCTGGGGCTCGTCGTCTCCAGCCTGGACCGGGCCGCGGTCGCGCAGGTGGAGGAGCCGACGTACCCGGTGACGGGCACGGTCGCCGGCACGGACGGCCAGCCGCTGGCGGGGATCACGTTCTACTTCACCGGTATGGAGCCAGAGCAGCCCGACTACGAGGTGACCACGGACGCGCAGGGCCGCTACGCCCTGGAGGTGGCCGGTGGGCGCTACAACGGCTATTTCCTGAGCAACACCCACCTCACGTACTTCCTGGACCTCGGACCCGACAGTGCGGGCGTGCTCGTCGACGGACCGACCGTCATCGACGCCACCCTGGTGCGCTACGCCGCGCTGACCGGGACGGTGCGGGGCCCCGACGGTCCGGTCGCTGGCGCGCGGGTCACGACGTACCGGCTGAGCAACGGGTATTGGTCCCTCGGGGAAAGCGGCGTCTCCGGTGCCGACGGCAGCTACCGGGTCAACAGGATCGACCCCGGCACCTACCGGGTGCGCATCGAGGCGACCGGTTTCGTCACCGAGTTCCACTCCGACGCCACGGAGGTCTCGGAGGCCGACGACGTCGTGCTTGCGGAGGGCGACAACCTCCTGGACCCGGTACTCAGCCCCGGCATCACCTTCCGGATCGGGGGACGCATCACCTTCCGAGGCGACCCGCTGCGCGGCCTCACGATCCTGGTGAGCCGCGTGACCTCCACGGGGGTCGAGGAGGTGGCAGGGGCGTTGACCGCCCCCGACGGCACCTGGTCCGTCCCGGTCTCGCCGGGTCAGTACCAAGCCAAGACCGTCGGAGGCACCGCGTTGACTCCCGGGGACTACTCGGGGGGCGGCGTGACCGTCTCGACCAGTGACGTCCTGGGGCTGGACGCGGACCTGCAGGGCGGCGTCCTGCAGGGTCGGGTCACCGGCGCCGGGGAGCCCATCCCGTCCGACGTCGGGGCCTTCGTGAAGGTGCCCAACAGGACCGGGTTCATCTGCGGCTTCCCCACCGGCGGGCGGACCGATGCGTCCGGTTTCTACGCGGTGGACGGCCTCCTCTCCCCGCCCTACTACATCTTCGCGTTTCCGCGGCGGGAGGCAGCCGACCTCTTCGTGGGTGAGGCCTACCTCGACGCCCCTCTCGGGTGCGACCCGCCCACGCTCCCGGTGGATGCCCGCGACGGCCTGGTGATCGACTTCGACCTGGCCCCGGTGGGAACGTCGCCGTCGCCCAGCCCGACGGTGACCCCCAGCGAGTCGCCCAGTGAGTCACCCAGCCCGACGGTGTCTCCGAGCCCGACGGTGTCTCCGAGCCCGACGGTCACCCCGACTGAGTCGCCGTCGCCGGACCCGGGGCCGCAGCCGGTGCTGCTGGGGGTCCCCAGGGTCGGCGGGGTGCTGGCCGTCCTGTCTTGGCCAAGGGCGGGCGCGACGGTGACCCGGCAGTGGCTGCGCGACGGTACGCCGATCTCCGGCGCCACCGGGGTGCTCTACCAGGTCAAGGGTGCGGATCGCGGCACGCTGCTGTCGGCTCGGCTGACCTACACCCGCGCCGACGGCTCGGTCTCCGTGGTCACGACCAAGGAGCTGCGGATCCGGTGA
- a CDS encoding MoaD/ThiS family protein, which produces MSPDESQMCPSIGRITLRYWAAARHEAGVEADVVETDVPLTLADLRERAVALHPDSDRLPAVLGVCAALVDDRPVGRQDPGTLLVQPGATVEFLPPFAGG; this is translated from the coding sequence ATGAGCCCCGATGAGTCCCAGATGTGTCCAAGCATCGGCAGGATCACACTGCGCTACTGGGCGGCCGCCCGCCACGAGGCCGGGGTGGAGGCCGACGTCGTCGAGACCGACGTACCCCTGACGCTGGCCGATCTGCGTGAGCGGGCGGTGGCGCTGCACCCGGACTCCGACCGGCTGCCCGCGGTGCTGGGCGTGTGCGCCGCGCTGGTCGACGACCGCCCCGTCGGCAGGCAGGACCCGGGGACGCTGCTGGTCCAGCCCGGGGCGACGGTGGAGTTCCTGCCGCCCTTCGCGGGGGGCTGA
- a CDS encoding DUF4395 domain-containing protein, translating into MNDQIDPRGPQFAAALTTVVLAVVLLLAPGPWATGLLAAQALVFATGALRGISHTPYSWLFRTLVKPRLAAPDHLEDPAPPRFAQGVGLAFAVLGLVGFGTGLDLLGLVATGFALAAALLNAAFGFCLGCELYLLIRRAGVGRPAASH; encoded by the coding sequence ATGAACGACCAGATCGATCCGCGCGGCCCGCAGTTCGCTGCGGCCCTCACCACGGTGGTGCTCGCCGTGGTGCTGCTGCTCGCGCCCGGCCCCTGGGCGACCGGGCTGCTCGCGGCGCAGGCGCTGGTCTTCGCGACCGGGGCCCTGCGCGGCATCAGCCACACGCCGTACTCGTGGCTGTTCCGCACGCTGGTCAAGCCCCGCCTCGCTGCGCCCGACCACCTCGAGGACCCGGCGCCGCCGCGGTTCGCCCAGGGTGTCGGGCTCGCCTTCGCGGTCCTCGGCCTAGTCGGGTTCGGCACCGGTCTGGACCTGCTCGGCCTGGTCGCGACCGGCTTCGCGCTGGCTGCGGCCCTGCTCAACGCGGCCTTCGGCTTCTGCCTGGGCTGCGAGCTCTACCTGCTGATCCGGCGCGCGGGCGTCGGACGCCCCGCCGCCTCCCACTGA